In the Raineyella fluvialis genome, CGAGCAACGTCCGTACGCCCTCGTCGACGGTGCGGAGCTCGGAGAGGATCCGGTCGGCCCCCGCGTTGTAGAGGTCCCACAGGTACGTCGCCGGTGCGTCGACGCCCAGGCCCTCGAGGGTCTCGCGGGTGCGTACGGCTTCCGAGCAGAGGGCGAGGTCGATCCCGTCGCCATGCTTGCCCAGCCAGCGGCCGACGGCGTGCGCCTGTCTCCTGCCGGTGTCGGTCAGGCGGCGCTTGTCGTCGGTCTCCCCGGCGCGCAGCACTTCGGCCTTCGCGTGGCGCAACAGATAGAGGACGTGCGCGGGGACCGCGGCGTGGCGCTTCTCCATGCGGTCAGCCTACTGGGCGGTGTCGCTGCCGAGAGGCTTCACGGCGACCAGGACATCGCGCTGGATCGAGGCGTCCACCCGGTGCTCGAAGCCGAGCCAGGGCCCGTCGTTCTTGACCACCAAGCCGGTCTCCTCGACCATCGCGACGAGGTCGCCGCGGCTGAGTCCGTGGGTGTTCCAGGACAGGCCGAGGGCCCCGCCGTCCCTGAGCTGGTGGGCCCAGACGCCGAGGGAGCCCTTGAGCAGGCCGGCCGGTGAGCGGTCCCGCTTGCCGGTGGTGCCGACGACGTCGGAGCGCGAGCCGTGGACGACGCCGTACGGGGCGTCGGTCACGATGGCTTCGAACCGCCGCTTCCCCCACAGCTTGGCGGAGGAACGGGTGTCGCCGGTGAAGACGCCCATGGTGAGATCGCGGTCGTCGAGGTGGACCGTCGCCTCGAACTTGCGCCCCAGGCTCTTGCCCTCGCGGCGGACCGGGACCGTGTCGGCCTTGTGCTTGAGCCGCTTGCGACGCAAATAGGTCTTGAGGAACGCGGCCATCTGCTCGACGGCCTTCTCGTCGACCTCCACCCCGGCGGCGTTGAGGCCGGCCGTCCAGGCAGTCGTCAGCGTCGTGCCCCGTCCGCTCAGCGGATCCAGCACCGTGGCTCGCTCGTTCAGGGGGCACTCGACGGCCGCCAGGGTGACATTGAGGAGCAGCCGGGTGAACTGCTCGTTCGTCTTGCCGGGGTACTTCGGGATGGTCACCAGATCGTCCTCGAAGACGTCCGGGTCGGCCACCTCGATCGGGCGCAGCAGCCCGTCGGGGCGCTCCTCGAAGAGTGCCAGGAAGGTCGACTGCCGGGCGATCAGCCGCAGGGCCTGCGTACGTTCCTCGTCGCTGCCCTCCAGCGAGTCCGTCTCGAACCCCAGGTAGTCGATCCCCGCGAGCGTCCGTGCCGCCACCTCACCTGCGCCCGGGGCGCAGATCGCCAGCTCCGATGAGGCCATCGTCGCCGCCTGCGCGGCATAGACACGGTTGGCACCGGGATGGGCGAGCATGAGGAGACGCATGGAGGGATCATCCCACGCCGCCCGCACCTCCCGGCGGTCCGTCGAGCGGGAGTACGCTGCACCGTGGGCGATGGATCCCGCCCGGGCTCTGATCGGGCCCGAACCGCCGAGTCGGCTGATGGTTCCTGTCCAGCATCCATGAATGCGGGCGGGCCCGTGCTGCCCGCTGAAAGGGGTCCGATGCCACACGACGTCCCCCAACCCCACCCCACCCGGATCACGCCCTTCACGGACCATCCGATCGTTGTCGGGATCGTGCCCGGCCAGCCCGACCTGGTCGCGCTCACCGCGATCTCCCTCGCCCGGGCCAGTGGTGCCACCCTGTACTTCGCGTACGTCGACCCGGAGCGCTCGACGGTTGAGGAGTTCGCCGACGGGACCGTCCGGCACACTCCGCTGGACCCGGACGCGGCGGGTGACACCTGGCGCCGGACCGAGGAGGAGCTGAAGGAGGCCGCAGGCGGGTTGATGGCTCAGGCTGACGACGTGGCCTGGGAGTTCCGCTACCTGGCCGGCCGTCCCGACCGGGCGCTGACCCACCTGGCCCGTGCCATCGATGCGGCCACCTTCGTGGTGGGGGCGCAGACCGCTGGTCTGCAGGGCCGGGTGCGGGAGCTGCTGGAGGGCTCGGTGTCGTTCCACCTCACCCACCACCAGCACCGACCCGTCCTGATCGTGCCGCTGCAGGTGGTGGACTGGTACCAGCCGGTGGTGCGCGGATGAGTGGTGGTCACACCCTGCCCGCTCACCTGCGGCCGCGCCTGGTCGGACTGGTCGCCGCCGGCGGCGTGCTCGGAACCGCCGTCCGGCAGGCGCTCTCCCTGGTGGTGCCATCGGTCGGAGGCTTCCCGGTGGCGATCTTCCTGATCAACCTGACCGGCGCCTTCCTGCTGGGGCTGCTGCTCCAGGCCTTGGCCCTGTCCGGGCCGGATGAGGGCTGGCGCCGCGACCTGAGGCTCGGCGTCGGCACCGGTGTTCTCGGCGGCTACACCACGTACAGCAGTCTGGCGGTCGCTACCGGCGGTCTGCTCGGTCACGGGCAATGGGTGGTGGGCCTCGGCTACGGGCTGGGCAGCGTGCTGGTCGGCGCGTTCACCGCTGGGCTCGGCATCGTGCTCGCCGAACGGATCATGAGCGCCCGTCGATCCACCTCCCGATCCGTGCGGGGAGGGACGCGATGAGCCCGCTGGTCTTCCTCGCTGTCTGTCTCGCCGGGGGAGTGGGCGCGGCCCTGCGGTTCGTCGCCGACGGGTGGATCCGGTCCCTGGTGTCGATGCGCTTCCCGTTCGCGACCACCGTCATCAACGTCACCGGCTCGTTCGTGCTCGGCCTGGTCACCGGGGCGGCCGGGGCCCACGCGGTGCCCGCGGTCTGGTCCGCGGTGCTCGGGGCCGGCCTGCTCGGCGGCTACACCACGTTCAGCACCGCCAGTGTGGAGGCCGTCCGGCTCCTGCTGGCCCGCGACCTCGGGCTGGCGCTGCGGACCGGCTTCGGCATGCTGGCGGCCGGCGTGCTGGCTGCGCTCCTGGGACTGTGGCTGGGGGCACTGGCCTGACCTGAGGGAGGCGGACGACTCAGAAGGGCACCGAGCAGGTCAGGACGACGTTGGCGTAGGGGGTGTCTTCCCCCGTCCTGATGATCAGCGACGCCTCGGGTAGCCGTCGCTTGAGGTCCTCATGGGGGAGGTACTCGAGGTCCGCGACACCGGTGGCCAGTTCACGCACCCAGGTCTCGACGACGGAGTCCCGCGCCTCGCCGGCGATCAACGCCCCTTCGATGACGATCTCGTCCAGGACCGCCCGCAGCACCTCGGTGAACTTCGGCACTCCGCGTACGAGTGTCAGGTCGACGACCACTGCCCCGGCGGGCAAGGGGAGGCC is a window encoding:
- a CDS encoding SixA phosphatase family protein, whose protein sequence is MEKRHAAVPAHVLYLLRHAKAEVLRAGETDDKRRLTDTGRRQAHAVGRWLGKHGDGIDLALCSEAVRTRETLEGLGVDAPATYLWDLYNAGADRILSELRTVDEGVRTLLVVGHAPGIPALASDLIDPADSDRGAKSAIAHHFPTATIVRLEFDGSWHDLEKARLTQARVD
- a CDS encoding TRM11 family SAM-dependent methyltransferase, with translation MRLLMLAHPGANRVYAAQAATMASSELAICAPGAGEVAARTLAGIDYLGFETDSLEGSDEERTQALRLIARQSTFLALFEERPDGLLRPIEVADPDVFEDDLVTIPKYPGKTNEQFTRLLLNVTLAAVECPLNERATVLDPLSGRGTTLTTAWTAGLNAAGVEVDEKAVEQMAAFLKTYLRRKRLKHKADTVPVRREGKSLGRKFEATVHLDDRDLTMGVFTGDTRSSAKLWGKRRFEAIVTDAPYGVVHGSRSDVVGTTGKRDRSPAGLLKGSLGVWAHQLRDGGALGLSWNTHGLSRGDLVAMVEETGLVVKNDGPWLGFEHRVDASIQRDVLVAVKPLGSDTAQ
- a CDS encoding universal stress protein; amino-acid sequence: MPHDVPQPHPTRITPFTDHPIVVGIVPGQPDLVALTAISLARASGATLYFAYVDPERSTVEEFADGTVRHTPLDPDAAGDTWRRTEEELKEAAGGLMAQADDVAWEFRYLAGRPDRALTHLARAIDAATFVVGAQTAGLQGRVRELLEGSVSFHLTHHQHRPVLIVPLQVVDWYQPVVRG
- a CDS encoding fluoride efflux transporter FluC, with translation MSGGHTLPAHLRPRLVGLVAAGGVLGTAVRQALSLVVPSVGGFPVAIFLINLTGAFLLGLLLQALALSGPDEGWRRDLRLGVGTGVLGGYTTYSSLAVATGGLLGHGQWVVGLGYGLGSVLVGAFTAGLGIVLAERIMSARRSTSRSVRGGTR
- a CDS encoding fluoride efflux transporter FluC, with the translated sequence MSPLVFLAVCLAGGVGAALRFVADGWIRSLVSMRFPFATTVINVTGSFVLGLVTGAAGAHAVPAVWSAVLGAGLLGGYTTFSTASVEAVRLLLARDLGLALRTGFGMLAAGVLAALLGLWLGALA
- the rbsD gene encoding D-ribose pyranase produces the protein MKKQGILNPALAAGLARLGHTQQVVIADCGLPLPAGAVVVDLTLVRGVPKFTEVLRAVLDEIVIEGALIAGEARDSVVETWVRELATGVADLEYLPHEDLKRRLPEASLIIRTGEDTPYANVVLTCSVPF